atcatttatttatgtggaTATTCCAAGGGCATTTAGTCAGATATCGTTGTGCAAATTGCTTGcagattttattaaattaaaggaATATGCTCCAACAATGCTATGCTTCAAGACTAACTtctcattaaaaatgtattatttttattgcactGCTTTGCCATAACAGTCTGTGTGAGCCTTTTTATAGTGTAATAAATGTAGTATTTAATtcacatttaaacatttgtgtCAAAGTGATTGTCTATAGTAATCACGTACATGTTACATATGtggaaaatacactatatggcctgaAGTATgtgaaaacctgttggacatcccattccaaaattaCGTCCATAACAGCCTCTATTTTTCCTCCCAGGCACCGTTTGGATGGTGGTTGATGTTGGATGGGGCAGCCTGGCTCATAAACAGTTTATCTCAAAGGTGTTTATTAGGGTTGACTGAAATCCTCCATACCAAATCTGTTCCCACGTGGTTAAAAATGAGTGTGGCTAAAATACaaactcaataataataaaagggtccacatacttttggccatttagtgtacaTGTAAAAACACTTCATTCTATCCATTCAGTCTCTGCCAACGTCGTGGGTCTCCACAGGTCGATCGATGCGATAAACAATCTCGGCAGGTAGGAAGTATCCCAGGTATTCCACCTCGTTTGGTGTGGTGTCGATGTAGTAATGGCCTCCTTCACCATGATGACTAAATCCGTGCGTATGCTCCACTCTTAGGTCCAAGCCCTGTTTCAATGCATtggaaatatacaccgatcagccataacattaaaaccacctccttgtccattttatcagctctacttaccatataggagcactttgtagttctacaattactgactgtagtccatctgtttctctgcatgctttgttagccccctttcatgctgttcttcaatggccaggacactgacatggtggtggtgtattagtgtgtgttgtgctggtatgagcggatcagacacagcagcgctgatggagtttaacacctcactgtcactgctagactgagaatagcccaccaaccaaaaacatccagccaacagcgccccattagcagcatcctgtgagcactgatgaaggtctagaagatgaccaactcaaacagcagcaatagatgagcgatcgtctctgactttacatctacaaggtggaccaactaggaaggagtgacacagtgagtggacacagtatttaaaaactccagcagcaatgctgtgtctgatccactcataccagcacaacacacactaacacaccaccaccatgtcagtgtcactgcagtgctgagaatgatccaccactcaaataatacctgctctgtggtggtcctgtgggggtcctgaccattgaagaacagtgaaagcaggttaaaaaagtatgtagagaaacagatggactacagtcagtaattgtagaacttcaaagtgcttctatgtggtaagtggagctgatcggtgtataaataaTGGTCTAAACACTCACTGGATCTCTGGACACCATGACAGACTGGCAGATCAATGGAGCATTGACTTCAAAATgcttcagccagttatttactTCTTCATTAGTATTCAGGGGGCACGAAGAGAACTCTCGTGGctacaataaaaaacataaaacatctgGACACACTATTTGGAAGGTACCTAAATAACCCATACGTTCACTCATCCAAAAGTCATTTAATATTACTATCACTttcatattcttttttttaccattaTGTGGATCTTGGCCTTCCCTTTCTGGATAACAAAAGTCCCCCCAAGAGCAAGGCTTTTGTCAGCATAGTGCTCCTCCATGGTCTTCCTCATACAGCTCACAAGACTGTCAGCTCCGGTTCTCCTGCTGGCTCTGACCTCAATGACCTGTCAGCAAAGAAACGTTCATGTTTAGCTACACATTCAGATCTGTCACTTCCCCACAGTTACTGATTAATTCAGCATTCAAAGTACAGTCAGTACTGTTCAGGATGGGTACAGATGCTCAATGCTGTGTGGGTTTTATTAAATAAGTAACATTTCCAAAGTTACACATCGATCATGTGGCGTCAGAAGGTGCACAAAGCGAGTCCATATAGACACAGTTTGATGCGTTTGGTGTGGGGGCAACATTCACCCAACATCACCCCAAGAGACACAACAAAATCATAACAAaagtccatggttttggaagaTGATGTCCAACAGTCCACATGTATAATTTTTACATGTATATGGTGTGTCCGACACATGgccagcaagccgtatgcatcttatcacctacactttgacgagtgcagtgcagctcagcgttgtgtacggagagacacaccctgacagcactcttttctcatctctgtgcaggcgccatcaatcagtcagcagaggtcgtaattgcaccagtcatgagagagagagaccccatccggcttagtcccgcccatatctgaacaacaggccaatcgttgttcatgtggacgctcagccttagctgacaggcaaagctgagattcgatacaatgtattcgagatcccagctctggttccagcgtgtgtttttaccgctgcgccacctgagcggccacgcACATGGTGTCTTGACCTGTATGTGAATCTGGTTCTTACCTTGCCGGGTTTACCTTCACATGCGTAGAGGTTTGCTAGAAGCCCAAAGTCACAGTCACAGAACCTGTCACTGTACTTCTCCTGCAGGCATTTCCCATCTTCAGGGTTAATGGATGAAAAGTAGCTGGCATTGACGGCTGGTTTGCCGTCAGACTCGGTCAGCACCAGAGGCATCATCTTAAAAAAGCATCatagatataaatataaagtatatactgtagttactccttctaattattgattgGTTTGGTATGAAGAACAAACCCAAGACCTGTAAAGAGCCCTGACCAGAACCCAAATGAACCATGCTGGGATGAACCGCCTTCTCATACAGAACCAGTGACCAAGCTACAGACTCACTCCAGTATCTTCTGAAAGCCCTCCCAGAAAGTGAAGGCCATTATGGCCCTGTTGGATAACTCCATGATAACGCCCAtggtttggaataggatgttaCAAGACATCTGTAATGTAGATAATAATGTTGTTAGTCACCTCTGCATTCATCCCGACAGTCTTTGCTGACACAGCACCGGCACCGAGCAGAAATGCTCCAGGAAGCTCCAACTCCTTGGCTACAGTGTTCATGTTGTAGacctaaaaatataaacaaataaatcacttgtgattatttattaatctcAGGTTGTGTCATGAGCACAAATGGTTTTCATATTACATCAGCAATGGACAATTCGATACAACTACTAATTTAAATCTATATCTCCCATTCTAATGCATGCTAAAGGTTTTCtattggtcaggaccactacagagcaggttttatttaggtggtgggtcattctcagcactgcactgacacggtggtggtgtgttagtgtgtgttgtgctggtatgagtggatcagacacagcagcgctgctggagtttttaaacacatcactgtcactgctggattgagaatagtccaccaaccaaaaatatccagccaacagcgccccgtgggcagcgtcccgtgacgctgatgaaggtctagaagatgaccaactcaaacagcagcaataaatgagcgattgtctccgactttacatctacaaggtggaccaactaggtaggcgtgtctaatagagtggacagtgagtggacacggtatttaaaaacttcagcagcgctgctgtgtctgatccacacataccagcacaacacacactaacacaccatcaccatgtcagtgtcagtgtcactgcagtgctgagaatgatccaccacctaaataatacctgctctgtagtggtcctgaccattgaagaacagggtgaaagcaggctaaaaaggtatgtagagaaacagatggactacagtcggtaattgtagaacttctatgtggtaagtggagctgataaaatagacagtgagtgtagaaacaaggtggttttaatgttatggctgatccctGTACATTTCAAGCAACTGAATAAAGGTTCAGGATTTACAGTAGGTCAAGTTACCTTGTCCGGTTGAATCAGGGGGATCAGGTAGGGGACGCCACCAACATCAGTAATTCGAGGTTGACCACACAGTCCTATTGAGAGCGcaagaagagaaaactgtagCTAAAGAACCACCATTTAATTTTAGAATTACCTTTCGGTAATTTTAATCAACTAGGGCAGGGCATAGTCCAGTCTCTTTCTACTGCAGTCAGAATACATGTCAGCTGACCAGTCACTGTTTTCCTACTTATCTTTCTGCCCCATTGTTACACAATGACCTTACTTAACCCTCTGTACAGAACATTATGTGCCTTTGGCCTTCATCATATGAAGCGACTTTACAGTATCATAATCAAGTTTTACATCGTCCATTTAATAATCTGTACAGGGTGCAGACCCACCACAAACCCAACCCCGCATAAGTAAATATCAAGGTGCAACTTGAGTTTACCAGGTTCTGGGGTGGGTACATGTATGACATTTGTGTTGGTGGTGAAGTCTATTGGCAAAATGTGAGAattttgattttttatttaatcccccagtctagtcgtgtccacgtgtccaattaccctgattgcgtcctctatactgagtTCATACACgtgaccagaggtggaaagagtactaaaatattgtactcaagtaaaagtactattactttaatgaatttttaattaagtatgagtaaaattactagtctaaaaatgtaCTCCactaaaaagtaactcatttaaaatgtactcagagtaaacgttacttagttactttttaacaggacgggggggggggggggggggggtgtctctcctgtgtaatgcaaacaggacaagtgaatatatctcacaatagttgtttttaattaaaatataatagaacaaaacatgttgatacaacatttgaaacatttagggatgtgtaatgtgtcattttagtacagaccatcccataaaactttttcaaactgtataaccactgaagctggcattaattgtggattctatagaccagccttcttttcatcaccaacaaataccaaacaacagttATACTGGGGTTTGGAACAACagtactatggaagcacttctgtaagtcgctctggataagagcgtctgctaaatgcagaaaatgtaaatgtaaatactgcaaatctcataactcaaaacaagtcaaggttacaggtgtcatgactttcactaaatgacccaaagaaaacctttaagatgtaagacaaaactttgccattctttgacataagactatgttgtcaaataacgaaacatcaaactccaaacatgttaaacttttaaaatcacccttcctactctatacctagattacagctcctttattttagcaccagtttattttccatcgcagaattcactgcagcagtttcccagatgcgatttttttagcgtttatttttactcagtaacggatgttatttaaaatgtagcaaattacaattcttaatacaaaacatacttaagtaaaagtaaaattacaggttgtaaaatctactttaaaaagaacaagtacacaaaaaaactactaattacagtaacgcgagtaaatgtaattcgttactttccacctctgcacttgacgagcactgtgtacggagggccacacccccatcagcattattcctcagccctgtgcaggcgccatcagtcggccagcaggggccacagtcgcaccagttatgaggacctatgatccgactttcttaccctctaaccctgaacagccaatcgttgttcatacagccgcccagcccagtcggaaaggcagagctgagattgaatttgtgctcattttaaGTTTCTTTGTGGTCTTAATTGTGCTTACCTTTAACAGGAAACTTGAAAGGATCCTGTGTGAGATCAGGACAGTCTGCAACACACACTTTTGCATCTTCAAAGTTCTTCTTCAGTCCTTTTTCTAACACTGGAGCAGATTTATATTATCAGGAGCAATAAAAGTATATCAGATCTGATCCCTACTCAGATAGATCAACACAACTGCCATGTTGAACTTTGATCTGAACACTTGCATGCATAAACAACAATGCACAGGTTTTAATTCAACAAATGCAGAAGAAATCTCTCACCTTGACATAATTCCTTCAGATCAGGAACATGTAGGTGGAATTTCTCAGTCTTACTGGGTGGTGCCATGATTAAATTCAGACAGCTTAactaaactgaactgaactgaacgaAGGAGAAAtcctagagctgggcggttcctgaatcacccgggttaatgattcgactCTTCacactgaatcaggaatcacgagtccgaggtcTCAATTAACTCGGATCCTATGCGTtccatttgttgttatttgtgtttaagttatgcttgtttgttttttggtgtaagaaataaaaattaaaataattttatttattagacgGGTGGTGGGTGgactcaagtgactcaagtgaaccggatcacattactgagtgactcattAACCCGAGTCAATAAAATGAACCGAGTTTAACACCACTAGGAATCACATGATGCGTACAGAGCCATGCAGCATTCACTACGATTCAGATTTGCTATCCGTTATGTTTTCTATTGACTGGTGTAACCAAAATAGTGTGACTTTAGATGGCGTTCTTTTACAAAGTCAAGctgagatacaccgatcagccatgtttctacactcactgtgcattttatcagcttcacttaccatatagaagcactttgtagttctacaattactgactgtagtgcatctgtttctctgcatatccttttagcctgttttcaccctgttctttaaaggtcaggacccccacagagcaggtattatttaggtggtggatcattttcagcactgacatggtggtggtgtgttagtgtgtgttgtgctggtatgagtggatcagatacagcatcgctgctggagtttttaaacgcctcactgtcactgctggactgagaatagtccaccaaccaaaaatatccagccaacagtgggcagcgtcctgtgaccactaatgaaggtctagaagatgaccgactcaaacagcagcaatagatgagcgatcgtctctgactttacatctacaaggtggaccaactaggtaggagtgtctaatagagtggacagtgagtggacacggtgtttaaaaactccagcagcgctgcacaacacacactaacacaccaggaccatgtcagtgtcagtgcagtgctgagaatgatccaccatctaagtaatacctgctctgtggtggtcctgtgggggtcctgaccattgaagaacaggctaaaagcaggctaaaaagtatgtagagaaacagatggactacagtcagtaattgtagaactacaaagtgcttctatatggtaagtggagctgatgttatggctgatcagtgtgtgtgtatatatatataactcaACAGTTTatagaattattaaataaatttagcTCGAAAACGTCTCGTGATGCTGTGATTGGCCAGTCTAACCGCGTCACAgcgcttagtcccgcccaaacCCGGTTCAGCTTCCTACTTTCTATGTTAGCCACCACGTTGAACCCTCGTGTGTTTTGAAGTCTGTATTTGTTTACATTAGTTCAATCCAATAGTTTGGCTTCTACAGTAGAATTATTAGTGCAGAGAGTAATCGGATCCGTCTCCGATACTTAATGTAGCATGTAGGTTGTTCGATATGCGGTGAGGTGAATCTGGAGGTACggagaacatgttaaactcTGCTCAGAAGAGTGCAGCATCTCAATCGGACAGGTGAGAACGCTTAACAGTCATAAGTATGATGGGAGTTAGTTATATACACTAATCGGATTGATCAGATCAGTGGAGAAGCTGTTGTaagtaaatgttattattattgactgTAACTGGTGACTTCTGTGCCCACATAAATAGGACTAGTCTGTCTGCACCCATCAAAAAAGTACAACCAAATACAGGTCCTTTATAAATAAGAAGCAGCTGGGACCCAGGTTGACACGTaaagtaatgtaatgtaaaactcataatgtaatacagtagtACCATGAACCtcagcgtcaattggttctgggagtggcgttgagtcttaaggtattttttcccataaggatgtatgtgaaaactgttaatgcgttccatggtccggtggaactgcatatatttcaggctaatgtaaaataatggggttgtttttgacacttttcttacgcttcttaattagtggcgAGAACTCATGAGCAGTTATAATTAAGAGCCGTTTAGTGcttctatgtcattcttttaatacattaagtcacattaagcgtcgctcaggtggcgcagcggtaaagtacgctagctcaccagagttggggttccggatacatcgtatcgaaactcagctctacctttccgactgggttgggcggcagcatgaacaacgtttggctgttgttccgGGTTAGggcatacctgtcaagtctcccgttttggccgggaaactaccgtattttacccctctttcccgccgtcctcccgtattagtattttcccgtaaatttcccgtattatattataactagtgatgggtcggtcgcgaacgatccggctctaagagtcggctctttaaagtgaacgacgggatacATTCGGTTTTTTTTCccgggttttttttctgttaaagccgcacatgattggtcaagatgcgtagcggtgtgcacacgaacaggacagagagagagagagagagagagagagagagagaaaacttgATGAAGTTTGACATTGCGCTTTACATacgcagacattacacgctggaaaggtgaggaacatGAGTGCGaggaaacagtaaagtttggacacgaggagccccttttacagaCCCACTGAACTGGTgtattcagtctacccacatcttatacatgtgatggcacatagactgtgtaatgtagcaacatctgtcccctcaaAGAGAATCTTTTCAAAAAAACAGGGCAGATGAAAAcagaaggagaaacaggatcttcGCTAAAGACTTACAAATACCTGgaagctgcttttttttttttgaacaaaaaaatctaaggagccacttgggagccgaaagagccggctcttttcagtgagccgagccaaaagaaccggctctctaaaaagagctggaattcccatcactaattataattttaaaaaacattcctgtgcctctccaaactgaaatgtcactaacctcgtgagaactgccacccaggctgctgcaagtggcagttctcaagaggttagtgcggacagcgggaacaaacctggaacagggagagatggatggatgcaaggagagagagggcattcctgccaaaaaagtaaagactgcatgtaaatatctagagaaatgggacatcgaatttacctttctaaagaggagcaggatggggcagagttatgcattctgtaaggtttgtaactgtgttttcatttaggctgtattataagaattacatatgtaggaatgtccacagcatttcagtgtcaacaaaggtaggcctatcagattctgatcatctaattgcagtttgtaagtggttcacaggtggttattttagatttcttgtaaacctgtcttaaaatgtaagggatactgaacctcggttgggctggtgggacggctcgaagcgcgcagcggaaaatttcccttatttttaaatccaaaacttgacaggtatgggTTAGGGgtagtcggagcataggtcctcataactggtgcaactgcagcccctgctggctgactgatggcgcctgcacagggctgaggaataacattgagggggggtgtgaccctccgtgcacagtgcccgtcagtgtatgaactcggctcgtgcaggtgaaaaatgcaagtctgtactgaatgcgtgccggagggggcgcaagtcagttgagtggcatcctcagtcagccgagcaaagggtcgaatcagtatggaggacacaatcagggtaattggacatgactagattaggggagaaaaattgggggaaaaagtgggaaaaaatagatgtcacattaagctttttttttttttttttttttttttaatgataagcgttttagactctcggaaaacctgattcttacaatttctcagcactccgagctgtaacacaagtttaaaagtgaaacagtgaggaaaatccagataaacacagatacatgtggacgctttcagactggattcgaccgttatttcacacaaatgcagattcgtctcatattcgcactttgatgacgttttactacaccgctcaagccaagtgctgaacaaagcagcagtcgcacaaaCATTGCGTTtaggggaaacgttgagtttaatggtacaaatttctcaatgaagggcgt
The DNA window shown above is from Trichomycterus rosablanca isolate fTriRos1 chromosome 26, fTriRos1.hap1, whole genome shotgun sequence and carries:
- the c26h11orf54 gene encoding ester hydrolase C11orf54 homolog, producing the protein MAPPSKTEKFHLHVPDLKELCQVLEKGLKKNFEDAKVCVADCPDLTQDPFKFPVKGLCGQPRITDVGGVPYLIPLIQPDKVYNMNTVAKELELPGAFLLGAGAVSAKTVGMNAEMMPLVLTESDGKPAVNASYFSSINPEDGKCLQEKYSDRFCDCDFGLLANLYACEGKPGKVIEVRASRRTGADSLVSCMRKTMEEHYADKSLALGGTFVIQKGKAKIHIMPREFSSCPLNTNEEVNNWLKHFEVNAPLICQSVMVSRDPGLDLRVEHTHGFSHHGEGGHYYIDTTPNEVEYLGYFLPAEIVYRIDRPVETHDVGRD